A part of Melittangium boletus DSM 14713 genomic DNA contains:
- a CDS encoding sigma-54-dependent Fis family transcriptional regulator codes for MLKLVEPGPRLWERFVSGSVEAEERAHALLGRWSRAVALGAKANGPAHSEGVTDAELHSRRERLTQQCVDAVQLVSRLATETSASAFRAVLTDAEGVVVIARGGVGASLHSADTSRLVEGANWAESTRGTNAIGTAIAEGEPVAVVGRAHLEERNHGLVCYAAPIRDPFGDLVAILDVSGAVTQANPLLEALVLASAHAVEQSLRLRSYEEMLVGGRRNLEAQLDGSASLLVEAPGVVRQVSTDAAAKLGQSPSSVMGRPVEDVLQLSWTALVEAALSGKPCRVSGSRLHPVPHFDARGRPLALAVFVERDVPRARSADPLPSSFDVLVGSDPVLQDTKQRAARVARSPLPVLLLAETGTGKELLARAIHEASNHASGPFLALNCGAMPAGILEAELFGYAPGAFTGALAAGSKGKLGAVDGGTLFLDEIGEMPEPLQALLLRVLDDGHYFRLGETRPRESRFRLISATCRDLPALVESGKFRRDLYYRIRGAVLSLPPLRRRTDKTELARALVEKIARAQGGAALPLAPETVRLIEAHTWPGNVREMKSALAHALALGGEGELLEPEHLPEDVAEATGPAVKNEGGGRKAAEARALREAMAAANGNLSEAARRLGVARSTLYRMLGRRGGE; via the coding sequence ATGCTCAAACTGGTCGAGCCAGGACCCAGGCTCTGGGAGCGATTCGTCTCGGGATCCGTCGAAGCGGAGGAGCGAGCGCATGCCCTTCTCGGCCGATGGTCGCGCGCGGTCGCGCTGGGCGCGAAGGCGAATGGGCCCGCGCACTCCGAAGGCGTCACCGACGCGGAACTCCATTCCCGACGCGAACGCCTCACCCAGCAATGCGTTGACGCGGTCCAGCTCGTCTCGCGGCTCGCCACGGAGACGAGCGCCTCCGCGTTCCGCGCGGTCCTCACCGATGCCGAGGGCGTCGTGGTGATCGCCCGGGGCGGCGTCGGCGCGTCCCTTCATTCAGCGGACACGTCACGGCTGGTGGAGGGCGCGAACTGGGCCGAGAGCACGCGCGGCACGAACGCCATTGGCACCGCGATCGCGGAGGGCGAGCCGGTGGCGGTGGTCGGACGCGCGCACCTCGAGGAGCGCAACCATGGCCTCGTCTGCTACGCGGCACCCATCCGCGATCCGTTCGGCGACCTCGTCGCCATTCTGGACGTGAGCGGCGCCGTGACCCAGGCGAACCCGCTGCTCGAGGCGCTCGTGCTCGCGTCCGCGCACGCCGTCGAGCAATCGCTCCGGCTGCGAAGCTATGAGGAGATGCTCGTGGGGGGCCGCCGGAATCTGGAGGCCCAGCTCGACGGCTCCGCGTCGCTTCTGGTCGAGGCGCCCGGCGTCGTCAGACAGGTGAGTACGGACGCGGCGGCGAAGCTCGGCCAGTCCCCCTCTTCCGTGATGGGACGACCCGTCGAGGACGTCCTCCAGCTGTCGTGGACCGCGCTCGTGGAGGCGGCCCTGAGCGGCAAGCCGTGTCGCGTCTCCGGCTCGCGCCTTCACCCCGTGCCGCACTTCGACGCGCGCGGACGCCCACTCGCGCTCGCCGTCTTCGTCGAGCGCGACGTTCCCCGGGCGCGCTCGGCGGATCCACTGCCGAGCTCGTTCGATGTGCTCGTGGGTAGCGATCCGGTGCTCCAGGACACGAAGCAACGGGCGGCTCGGGTCGCACGGAGTCCGCTTCCGGTCCTGTTGCTCGCCGAGACAGGGACCGGCAAGGAATTGCTCGCACGCGCCATTCACGAGGCGAGCAACCACGCGTCCGGACCCTTCCTCGCGCTCAACTGCGGGGCGATGCCCGCGGGCATCCTCGAGGCCGAGCTGTTCGGCTACGCGCCCGGTGCATTCACTGGCGCCCTCGCCGCCGGAAGCAAGGGCAAGCTCGGCGCGGTCGATGGTGGAACGCTGTTCCTCGACGAAATCGGCGAGATGCCCGAGCCCCTGCAAGCGCTCCTGCTCCGGGTGCTCGATGATGGCCACTACTTCCGGCTCGGAGAAACGAGGCCCCGGGAGTCCCGCTTCCGGCTCATCAGCGCCACCTGCCGCGACCTGCCCGCGCTGGTGGAATCGGGGAAGTTCCGGAGAGATCTCTACTATCGCATCCGCGGCGCGGTGCTCTCCCTCCCCCCTCTCCGACGGAGAACGGACAAGACCGAACTCGCTCGCGCGCTCGTGGAGAAGATCGCCCGGGCACAAGGCGGCGCGGCGCTCCCGTTGGCCCCCGAGACCGTGCGGCTCATCGAGGCGCACACGTGGCCAGGAAACGTCCGTGAGATGAAGTCCGCCCTCGCTCACGCCCTCGCGCTCGGGGGTGAGGGTGAGCTGCTCGAGCCCGAACACCTGCCCGAGGATGTCGCGGAGGCCACCGGCCCGGCGGTCAAGAACGAGGGCGGCGGCAGGAAGGCCGCGGAGGCCCGCGCGCTGCGGGAAGCGATGGCCGCGGCGAAC